GAATATAAATTACTTGAGTCCTTTCAACTTACACAGTACCTGCTATCAGTGTTATATGGATTGACATCATAGAAGGATTTTTTTTGGTCCAGTATAGAAATACTTAAAGGGGTTTAGGGACTGAGGAACCATAATATAGTATATAGGCTAAGAAGAAGCTTTGAAGTCTTGGGCAACTTTCTGATCTCCAGAGTTTGTAGGACCTTTGAGGCCCATTGCCACACCTCTCAATACTTCCTCCATTTCCCCAGCTATAAATGAAATTCCCAATAATTTACTTTTTGAAATTCAATAAATGTCTGTGAAGTATCTGCTATGTGTATGGCACTGTGTTCAGTGCTGGGtattgtgagatttttttttagctgTGTACAATGAAGTTCTCAGATAAAAAAACTAAGTTAAAAATCCTCACTCTACAGAAATGACCACAGCTCTGTAGTTATTTTTGCATGCATCATATTCCTTTATTAGACTGGAAGTGCCATGAACACAAAGATAGTGGGCAGAAGCCACTGGGCAGTGTTTCATTGATACAGCAAACTCCTAATGGGGAAGTTTCCTCTACCAACAGATTGGTACCTACTCTGCAATGTAAAATTCTCAAGAGTTGCCTAGAGTCaataagagattaagtgacttgtccagggttcgTACAACTAGTAGGTGTTAGAGAGAGAGGACTTAAActcagtcttcctcactctaagcccagctctctatccactatacatagtagatgcctaataaatggttgttgacctGGAGGCATTTTGCGAGGACAACCAActctaagttgttttttttaaattaaaggggaAGAAGTGTCCCATCAGGACAGTGACATCCCTAGACACCCATTTTAATCACAACCCCTCATTCCTCACCTCCACTCTCATTAAAACCTATGAATTTGATTTCTGCCTCATAgagtttcagagctggaaaagcaTTGTAGGGATCCTGTGGTctagtcttctcattttatgtaGGAGGAATCTATAAACAAACCCAGGGAAAACTTCCCGTGGTTACATATGTGGAGTAAGTCTCAGAGACAGATCTGAAACTGAGGTCCCCTGACTCCCAGTGTAGATCCATTCTGCATCATCGTCTTGTACTTCTCCCGGTGCTGGTGGGCATGCTAAAAAGCAGCAGAGGGTCCAAGAAACATacaacagaagaggaaaacaacagCACGGGTCCTGGGTAATCCCCAGACTGGAGAATATGGCCCTAGATAAGTTGATGTTGAAAAATCATCAATGATACGAAAGATGCAGTGATGCTAAAACTAAACTTGATAATAGTGATATGCATGCCAAGAACAGTGGTGCAAGATACCTGAAGCAATCAAAAGTCATTTCCTTAATGAGGctgtactttttttcctttgacagaACAAACCTGTTATGATTTTTGGAGTGATAACACTTACACTTTGCGTGGCTTACATTGGATACCTACATGCAACTCAAGAGAATAAAAAGGACCTCTATGAAGCTATTGACAGTGAGGGAGCCAGGTATATGAGGAGAAAAACATCTAAATGGGATTAATAGACAGACAAAACTGTATTAAGGGCTCTGAGATCTTCAGATGAAACACTATATTGTACCAGGTGTCATGTTTATTATCCTGCATTATATTCATGTGAAAAGAACGTAACAGTTTGGCGTCCAGATTtctgtttgaatcctgcctttcaTAACTCTGTCTCCTCCCCTTTACACATACATTAAAAGATTCAATTTATTGCCTCCTAACAGAGCCTCTTTCAGAGTTCTATAAGAATGCCTGTCATCTCCATTGAACTGTGtaataaaagtaaaggaaaagtgGTTGCCTTTGATTAGTGTCCTcaataaaccaggaagagactgCAGCAACAGCTGTTTGGTTCCTTTTACTATGTGCAGAATAATTCCTTTTCTCCATAGCAAGAAGATAGTCATTAATTAGAAGAGAATTGATGGGGGGAAATGTGTAGAAATGAAACTGAGGGTATGAAAATCCAgtctcaaaactttttaaaaaattacagacTTGTTCAGGTAGGTGTGGGTTTATCTTTTTATCCTTCATTTAAACTATGGCTGTGTTATAGACAGATTTTGAAGATGTTGCAACAAGGAAATATGAGCCAAAGCTGCTCTCTCATAGAGAATCTGCTAATCAccaccaaaaaaaggaaagaggactcCTAAGTTTCCAGCCAGAATACATTACAGATAGCTGTGGcatactggatagagcactgaaagacccaagttcagatccaacttcagacatttcctagctgtgtgacttcaggcaagtcagtAGCTAATACCGGCTCATtatcctcatccataaaacagggataatgatAGCATGTACCTCCTAAGGtgtttgtgaggataaaatgagataatatttgtaaagccacTTGTAAATCTTTAAGTGCCATGTAAACGTTAATTACTACTATTATCATTCAAATTGCAGTTGCACAAGTGAGAATCTGAGATTTTACCAGTGTGGAATTCTGACTGCTGAAAGTTGCTTTTCAAAATGTATACCTCCTCCCCTTTTggcccccttccctctcttttttctt
The DNA window shown above is from Notamacropus eugenii isolate mMacEug1 chromosome 2, mMacEug1.pri_v2, whole genome shotgun sequence and carries:
- the SMIM8 gene encoding small integral membrane protein 8 isoform X3; translated protein: MSSAPEPPTIKNEPLKEKDFRTPGLRGTRTTTLFRAVNPELFIKPNKPVMIFGVITLTLCVAYIGYLHATQENKKDLYEAIDSEGARYMRRKTSKWD